Part of the Candidatus Thiothrix putei genome, AGCACAAGCACGAACAGTTCATGATTTTAGGGGGGTATTTTGATTAGCTTCACATGATTTTAAGGGGGTATTACCCACTACTGCTGAATAAAATGCTCCCGATAATACGCCAGCTCATCAATCGAATCCCGCACATCTGCCAATGCCAAATGCTGTGATTCCTTCTTAAAACCTGCCGCCAGCCCCGGTTTCCAGCGATTCGCCAATTCTTTCAACGTGCTCACATCCAGATTGCGGTAATGAAAGAATTTCTCCAATTCTGGCATTTGCCGCGCCAGAAAACGCCGATCCTGACAAATGCTATTGCCGCACATCGGCGACGCACCCGCTGGCACAAATTGCTTCAGAAAGTCGAGGGTCGCTTGTTCGGCTTGCGCGGTTGTCCATTCACTCGCTAACACGCGCTGAATCAGCCCCGAACCGCCGTGTTGTTTCTGGTTCCACTCATCCATTTTCGCCATGGTTTCCGCCGTCTGGTGGATGGCAATCACCGGGCCTTCTGCCAAGATAGCCAAGTCTTTATCGGTGACGATGGTGGCAATTTCGATAATCACGTCGTTGACGGTATCCAGTCCCGTCATTTCCAGATCAATCCAGATCAAATTTTCCTGATTCATGCTCATTCGGGTACACTGCACTTACTTTAGGGAATCTGGAATATAACAGACATTATGCAAACCTTTACCTACATTTTCCTTGCCTTTTTGCTGGCATCGACTTTGGTACAACTGTACTTGTCATTGCGGCAGAAACAGCATGTCAGCACCCACCGCGCCGCTGTCCCCACCCCGTTTGCGGGTAAAATCTTGTTGGAAGAACACCAAAAAGCCGCCGATTACACCCTCGCCAAAGGCGGTTTGGGGCGCATCGACTTGCTGATTGGCTTGGTGATCTTGCTGGGGTGGACACTCGGCGGCGGGCTGGAATGGCTGGATGCACAATGGCGCAGCTTTGGCTGGAACGAGCTGTACACCGGCACAGCGGTAATTATTAGCCTGATGTTGATCGGTAGTTTGCTGGATATGCCAATGTCGCTTTACCGTACTTTCGTATTGGAAGAACGCTTTGGTTTCAATAAGATGACGCCTGCAACCTTTGCCGCAGATTTGCTGAAAGGTGCGGCTTTGTCCTTGCTGATCGGGATTCCGGTGGTGATGCTGATATTGTGGTTGATGGAATCGGCTGGCAGCTTGTGGTGGTTGTATGCGTGGGCGGCATTGACTGCGTTTTCACTGTTGATGACCTGGGCATACCCCAAATTCATTGCGCCCTTGTTCAATAAATTCAGCCCGTTGGAAGAAGGCG contains:
- a CDS encoding M48 family metallopeptidase, whose protein sequence is MQTFTYIFLAFLLASTLVQLYLSLRQKQHVSTHRAAVPTPFAGKILLEEHQKAADYTLAKGGLGRIDLLIGLVILLGWTLGGGLEWLDAQWRSFGWNELYTGTAVIISLMLIGSLLDMPMSLYRTFVLEERFGFNKMTPATFAADLLKGAALSLLIGIPVVMLILWLMESAGSLWWLYAWAALTAFSLLMTWAYPKFIAPLFNKFSPLEEGEVAERLNALLARTGFNSKGVFVMDGSRRSAHGNAYFTGFGKNKRIVFFDTLLKHLTPAQVEAVLAHELGHFKRKHIVKGMALSMIMTLSGFIVLAWLMNQEWFYTALGVSQPSTYMALVLFVLVSPAFTFFIGPVMAWWSRKHEFEADEFAAQQSSGTELIAALVGLYKENASTLTPDPWYSAFYDSHPPAAIRIAHLQQQM
- the orn gene encoding oligoribonuclease, translating into MSMNQENLIWIDLEMTGLDTVNDVIIEIATIVTDKDLAILAEGPVIAIHQTAETMAKMDEWNQKQHGGSGLIQRVLASEWTTAQAEQATLDFLKQFVPAGASPMCGNSICQDRRFLARQMPELEKFFHYRNLDVSTLKELANRWKPGLAAGFKKESQHLALADVRDSIDELAYYREHFIQQ